One part of the Nocardia higoensis genome encodes these proteins:
- a CDS encoding phytoene/squalene synthase family protein yields the protein MDPAAVDLAAAYRRCRDVSAAHGRTYHLATRLLAPHQRPAVHALYAFARVVDDIVDVAEYPNLVPPTVGGPTAFRRAAAVAARRTPGAGRAATPEGVVGDDAAATLGDAAAATGSRPGPVDLLDVIEAQVHAALGVPSDRPRDHAGDAEIARALPEIWPAALAALTDTVRRFTIAPEHFWTFLDSMRMDIPGSPTFRDRYADFAELREYMRGSAAAIGLQLVPVLGTVGPRAEAELAAAALGEAFQLTNFVRDVAEDLDRGRIYLPAEELTAFGVTEELLAHCRATGNTDARVRRALAHLIAVDRDLYRRAEAGIDLLTPRVRPAIRTASVLYAGILERIEDSGYAVFTERAVVPRRRKLAVAAGQFLRAAMSSR from the coding sequence GTGGACCCGGCCGCGGTGGATCTAGCCGCGGCGTATCGCCGCTGTCGCGACGTCTCGGCGGCGCACGGGCGGACCTACCACCTGGCGACCAGGCTGCTGGCCCCGCACCAGCGGCCGGCGGTCCACGCGCTGTACGCCTTCGCCCGGGTCGTCGACGACATCGTCGACGTCGCCGAGTACCCGAATCTCGTGCCGCCGACCGTCGGCGGCCCGACAGCGTTTCGCCGAGCGGCAGCGGTGGCGGCGAGGCGAACGCCAGGGGCAGGTCGGGCCGCGACACCCGAGGGCGTGGTCGGCGACGACGCCGCAGCCACCCTCGGCGACGCCGCCGCAGCCACCGGGAGTCGACCGGGGCCGGTCGACCTGCTGGACGTCATCGAGGCGCAGGTGCACGCCGCGCTCGGCGTACCGTCGGATCGTCCGCGCGACCACGCGGGCGACGCCGAGATCGCGCGGGCGCTGCCCGAGATATGGCCCGCGGCGCTGGCCGCGTTGACCGACACCGTGCGCCGCTTCACCATCGCGCCGGAGCACTTCTGGACCTTCCTGGACTCCATGCGGATGGACATCCCCGGCTCGCCGACCTTCCGCGACCGGTACGCCGACTTCGCCGAGCTGCGCGAATACATGCGCGGCTCCGCGGCGGCCATCGGCCTGCAGTTGGTGCCGGTGCTCGGCACGGTCGGGCCGCGCGCGGAGGCCGAGCTTGCGGCCGCGGCGCTGGGCGAGGCGTTCCAGCTCACCAACTTCGTGCGCGACGTCGCCGAGGATCTCGACCGCGGGCGGATCTATCTGCCCGCGGAGGAACTCACGGCCTTCGGCGTCACCGAGGAACTGCTGGCGCACTGCCGCGCGACCGGGAACACCGACGCCCGGGTGCGGCGCGCGCTCGCCCACCTGATCGCCGTCGACCGCGACCTGTACCGGCGCGCCGAGGCGGGCATCGATCTGCTCACGCCGCGAGTGCGCCCGGCCATCCGGACCGCGAGTGTGCTGTACGCGGGGATCCTGGAGCGCATCGAGGACTCCGGGTACGCGGTGTTCACCGAACGCGCGGTGGTGCCGCGACGACGCAAACTCGCCGTCGCGGCGGGGCAGTTCCTCAGGGCCGCGATGTCCAGCCGGTGA